A region from the uncultured Draconibacterium sp. genome encodes:
- a CDS encoding helix-hairpin-helix domain-containing protein gives MKEEAPKAEAKGDDLTKLTGVGPKLAEVLVEGGFTTYAEVAAASVEAIQKVLEAAGSRYASKDPQPWIEEAKGLA, from the coding sequence GTGAAAGAAGAAGCGCCAAAAGCTGAAGCTAAAGGCGACGATCTTACTAAATTAACAGGTGTAGGTCCTAAACTAGCTGAAGTATTGGTTGAAGGTGGTTTTACCACTTACGCTGAAGTTGCTGCCGCTTCGGTTGAAGCAATTCAGAAAGTACTTGAAGCTGCAGGAAGCCGTTACGCTTCAAAAGATCCACAACCATGGATTGAAGAAGCTAAAGGTTTGGCTTAA
- the rplU gene encoding 50S ribosomal protein L21, whose protein sequence is MYAIVEIAGQQFKVEKDKKLFVHHLDAEEGASVDFDKVLLVDNDGTVAVGTPTVEGAKVTAKVLEHVKGEKVIVFKKKRRKGYKKKNGHRQQFTQIQVETIVG, encoded by the coding sequence ATGTACGCGATTGTTGAAATTGCAGGACAGCAATTCAAAGTAGAAAAAGACAAAAAACTTTTCGTACATCACCTGGATGCAGAAGAAGGAGCATCGGTTGATTTCGACAAAGTTTTACTGGTTGATAACGATGGCACAGTTGCCGTTGGAACACCAACCGTAGAAGGTGCAAAAGTTACAGCCAAGGTGCTGGAACATGTGAAAGGCGAGAAAGTGATTGTTTTCAAAAAGAAACGCCGTAAGGGTTACAAAAAGAAAAATGGTCACCGTCAGCAGTTTACTCAAATTCAAGTAGAAACCATAGTTGGATAA